The proteins below come from a single Haliaeetus albicilla chromosome 22, bHalAlb1.1, whole genome shotgun sequence genomic window:
- the XPO6 gene encoding exportin-6 isoform X1, whose amino-acid sequence MASEEASLRALESLMTEFFHNCTTNERKREIEELLNNFAQQIGAWRFCLYFLSSTRNDYVMMYSLTVFENLINKMWLGVPSQDKMEIRSCLPKLLLAHHKTLPYFIRNKLCKVIVDIGRQDWPMFYHDFFTNILQLIQSPVTTPLGLIMLKTTSEELACPREDLSVARKEELRKLLLDQVQTVLGLLTGILESIWDKHSVTAATPPPSPTSGESGDLLSSLLQSPSAAKLLNQPIPILDTESEYICSLALECLAHLFSWIPLSTSITPSLLTTIFHFARFGCDTRVRKMCSVNGSSQNSVLGQERGRLGVLAMSCINELMSKNCVPMEFEEYLLRMFQQTFYLLQKITKENNAHTVKSRLEELDESYIEKFTDFLRLFVSVHLRRIESYSQFPVVEFLALLFKYTFHQPTHEGYFSCLDIWTLFLDYLTSKIKSRLADKEAVLNRYEDALVLLLTEVLNRIQFRYNQAQLEELDDETLDDDQQTEWQRYLRQSLEVVAKVMELLPTHAFSTLFPVLQDNLEVYLGLQQFVVTSGTGHRLNITAENDCRRLHCSLRDLSSLLQAVGRLAEYFIGDVFAARFNDALTVVERLVKVTLYGSQIKLYNIETAVPSVLKPDLIDVHAQSLAALQAYAHWLAQFYSEVHRQNPEQFISLVSTTLEAITPLISSKVQEKLLLSACHLLVSLATTVRPVFLISIPAVQKVFNRITDTSAQRLPDKAQVLVCRALSNVLLLPWPNLPESEQQWAVRSTNHASLISALTREYRQLKSNAILPQRKVQLEDTKVIIHQTLSVLEDIVESISGESTKSRQICYQSLQESVQVSLALFPAFIHQSDVTDEMLSFFLTLFQGLRVQMGVPFTEQIIQTFLNMFTREQLAESILHEGSTGCRVVEKFLKILQVVVQEPGQVFKPFLPSVISLCMEQVYPIIAERSSPDVKAELFELLFRVLHHNWRYFFKSSVLASVQRGVAEEQMENEAQFSAIMQAFGQSFLQPDIHLFKQNLFYLETLNTKQKLYHKKIFRTTMLFQFVNVLLQVLVHKSHDLLQEEIGIATYNMASVDFDGFYSAFLPEFLASCDGVDSNQKNVLGRNFKMDRDLPSFTQNVHRLVNDLRYYRLCNDSLPPGTVKL is encoded by the exons GCATCTGAAGAGGCCTCACTACGGGCTTTGGAGAGTCTAATGACAGAGTTTTTCCACAATTGCACAACGAATGAGCGGAAACGCGAGATAG aggaGCTTTTAAATAACTTTGCCCAGCAGATAGGAGCCTGGAGATTCTGCCTCTATTTCCTGTCAAGTACAAGAAATGACTATGTAATGATGTACAGTTTGACTGTGTTTGAG aaccTAATCAATAAGATGTGGCTTGGGGTCCCATCTCAAGACAAAATGGAGATCCGCAGCTGCCTGCCCAAGCTCCTTCTAGCTCACCATAAAACTCTGCCTTACTTCATCAGGAACAAACTCTGCAAAGTCATTGTGGATATTGGCCGGCAAGACTGGCCAATGTTCTACCATGACTTTTTTACTAACATCTTGCAG TTAATTCAATCTCCTGTGACCACTCCTCTGGGACTGATCATGTTGAAAACTACTTCGGAAGAACTGGCATGTCCACGGGAAGATCTCAGTGTAGCCCGGAAAGAAGAGCTACGAAAGCTGCTCCTAGACCAGGTGCAAACAGTGCTTGGGCTCCTCACAG GTATTTTGGAGAGCATCTGGGACAAACACAGTGTTACTGCTGCCACTCCACCACCATCCCCAACTTCAGGAGAAAGTG GTGACCTGTTAAGTAGCCTGTTGCAGAGTCCCAGTGCAGCCAAATTATTGAACCAGCCAATTCCCATCCTTGATACAGAAAGTGAATATATATGTTCCCTGGCACTGGAGTGCCTGGCACACCTCTTCAGCTGGATCCCTTTGTCTACTAGTATCACCCCATCACTCCTCACCACCATTTTCCACTTTGCTCGCTTTGGCTGCGACACCCGTGTTCGGAAAATGTGTTCTGTCAACGGCAGCAGCCAGAACTCGGTGTTGGGACAGGAGCGTGGCCGACTTGGCGTCTTGGCTATGTCTTGCATCAATGAACTGATGTCTAAGAACTGCGTGCCTATGGAGTTCGAAGAGTATTTGCTACGGATGTTCCAGCAGACTTTCTACCTCCTGCAGAAGATTACCAAGGAGAATAACGCCCATACGGTGAAGAGCCGGCTAGAGGAACTGGATGAAAG CTACATTGAGAAGTTTACGGATTTTCTCCGTCTCTTTGTGAGTGTCCACCTACGAAGAATTGAATCCTACTCCCAGTTCCCTGTGGTTGAATTTCTGGCATTGTTGTTCAAATACACTTTTCATCAG CCTACCCATGAAGGTTACTTTTCTTGCTTAGACATCTGGACGCTCTTCTTGGACTATCTGACTAGCAAAATTAAAAGTCGTCTTGCAGACAAAGAAGCAGTACTCAACAG GTACGAAGACGCCTTGGTTCTATTGCTGACAGAGGTGTTGAATCGAATCCAGTTCAGGTATAACCAGGcacagctggaggagctggatgACGAGACACTGGATGATGAT CAGCAGACCGAGTGGCAGCGGTACTTGCGCCAGAGCTTGGAAGTGGTTGCAAAAGTCATGGAGCTCTTGCCAACTCATGCCTTCTCCACACTA TTTCCAGTTCTGCAGGATAACTTGGAAGTGTATCTGGGACTCCAGCAGTTTGTGGTCACTTCAGGAACAG GTCACAGGCTGAACATCACGGCAGAGAATGACTGCCGCCGTTTGCACTGCTCCTTGAGGGACCTGAGCTCCTTGCTGCAGGCTGTTGGTCGTTTAGCAGAATACTTCATTGGTGATGTGTTTGCTGCCAGGTTCAATGATGCTCTTACAGTGGTGGAGAG GTTGGTAAAAGTTACGCTATATGGATCCCAGATTAAACTGTACAACATCGAAACTGCAGTACCATCTGTATTGAAACCTGACCTTATCGATGT CCACGCTCAGTCCCTGGCAGCGCTGCAAGCCTATGCGCACTGGCTTGCACAGTTCTACAGCGAAGTTCACCGGCAGAACCCGGAGCAGTTCATCTCTCTGGTCTCTACCACGCTGGAGGCTATCACACCTCTCATCAGCTCTAAG GTGCAGGAGAAGCTACTGCTGTCTGCATGCCACCTGCTAGTTTCTTTAGCCACCACAGTGCGACCAGTGTTCTTGATCAGCATCCCAGCAGTACAGAAGGTGTTCAACAGGATCACAGACACTTCTGCTCAGCGGCTTCCTGATAAG GCCCAGGTGTTGGTGTGCAGAGCACTGTCGAATGTATTGTTGCTGCCCTGGCCAAATCTTCCAGAGAGTGAACAGCAGTGGGCAGTTCGCTCCACCAACCATGCCAGCCTAATCTCTGCCCTCACAAGAGAATACCGCCAATTAAAATCCAATGCCATCTTGCCACAGAGGAAAGTGCAGCTGGAGGACA CCAAAGTGATCATCCATCAGACACTCAGCGTTTTAGAAGATATTGTAGAAAGTATCTCTGGAGAATCTACCAAGTCTCGACAGATCTGTTATCAGTCGCTGCAAGAATCCGTGCAGGTCTCACTAGCCCTCTTCCCAGCTTTCATTCATCAGTCAG ATGTGACAGATGAGATGCTGAGCTTCTTCCTCACTCTGTTTCAAGGACTGAGGGTGCAGATGGGAGTGCCTTTCACTGAGCAGATCATACAGACCTTCCTAAATATGTTCACCAG GGAGCAGTTGGCAGAGAGCATCCTCCATGAGGGCAGCACTGGCTGTCGGGTGGTGGAGaagtttctgaaaatactgcaaGTGGTGGTACAAGAGCCGGGCCAAGTATTCAAGCCTTTTCTACCCAGCGTCATCTCACTGTGCATGGAGCAGGTCTACCCTATCATTGCAGAG CGCTCATCTCCTGATGTGAAAGCAGAGTTATTTGAGCTGCTTTTCCGGGTCCTCCACCACAATTGGCGGTACTTCTTCAAATCTAGTGTATTGGCTAGTGTCCAAAGAGGAGTAGCAGAAGAGCAGATGGAGAACGAAGCACAGTTCAGTGCCATTATGCAG GCATTTGGCCAGTCCTTCCTGCAACCTGACATTCACCTGTTCAAGCAGAATCTCTTCTACTTGGAGACACTGAACACCAAGCAGAAGCTGTACCACAAG AAGATCTTCCGCACAACCATGCTGTTCCAGTTTGTGAATGTGCTACTTCAGGTGCTTGTCCACAAGTCGCATGACCTGTTGCAGGAGGAGATCGGCATTGCCACCTACAATATGGCCTCAGTGGACTTTGATGGCTTCTACTCAGCCTTTCTCCCCGAGTTCCTGGCCAGTTGTGATGGTGTGGACTCGAACCAGAAAAATGTGCTGGGAAGGAATTTCAAAATGGACAGG GATCTGCCATCGTTTACCCAGAATGTGCACAGACTGGTGAATGACCTGCGTTACTACAGACTCTGCAATGACAGTTTGCCCCCTGGAACTGTGAAACTATAG
- the XPO6 gene encoding exportin-6 isoform X2, translated as MASEEASLRALESLMTEFFHNCTTNERKREIEELLNNFAQQIGAWRFCLYFLSSTRNDYVMMYSLTVFENLINKMWLGVPSQDKMEIRSCLPKLLLAHHKTLPYFIRNKLCKVIVDIGRQDWPMFYHDFFTNILQLIQSPVTTPLGLIMLKTTSEELACPREDLSVARKEELRKLLLDQVQTVLGLLTGILESIWDKHSVTAATPPPSPTSGESGDLLSSLLQSPSAAKLLNQPIPILDTESEYICSLALECLAHLFSWIPLSTSITPSLLTTIFHFARFGCDTRVRKMCSVNGSSQNSVLGQERGRLGVLAMSCINELMSKNCVPMEFEEYLLRMFQQTFYLLQKITKENNAHTVKSRLEELDESYIEKFTDFLRLFVSVHLRRIESYSQFPVVEFLALLFKYTFHQPTHEGYFSCLDIWTLFLDYLTSKIKSRLADKEAVLNRYEDALVLLLTEVLNRIQFRYNQAQLEELDDETLDDDQTEWQRYLRQSLEVVAKVMELLPTHAFSTLFPVLQDNLEVYLGLQQFVVTSGTGHRLNITAENDCRRLHCSLRDLSSLLQAVGRLAEYFIGDVFAARFNDALTVVERLVKVTLYGSQIKLYNIETAVPSVLKPDLIDVHAQSLAALQAYAHWLAQFYSEVHRQNPEQFISLVSTTLEAITPLISSKVQEKLLLSACHLLVSLATTVRPVFLISIPAVQKVFNRITDTSAQRLPDKAQVLVCRALSNVLLLPWPNLPESEQQWAVRSTNHASLISALTREYRQLKSNAILPQRKVQLEDTKVIIHQTLSVLEDIVESISGESTKSRQICYQSLQESVQVSLALFPAFIHQSDVTDEMLSFFLTLFQGLRVQMGVPFTEQIIQTFLNMFTREQLAESILHEGSTGCRVVEKFLKILQVVVQEPGQVFKPFLPSVISLCMEQVYPIIAERSSPDVKAELFELLFRVLHHNWRYFFKSSVLASVQRGVAEEQMENEAQFSAIMQAFGQSFLQPDIHLFKQNLFYLETLNTKQKLYHKKIFRTTMLFQFVNVLLQVLVHKSHDLLQEEIGIATYNMASVDFDGFYSAFLPEFLASCDGVDSNQKNVLGRNFKMDRDLPSFTQNVHRLVNDLRYYRLCNDSLPPGTVKL; from the exons GCATCTGAAGAGGCCTCACTACGGGCTTTGGAGAGTCTAATGACAGAGTTTTTCCACAATTGCACAACGAATGAGCGGAAACGCGAGATAG aggaGCTTTTAAATAACTTTGCCCAGCAGATAGGAGCCTGGAGATTCTGCCTCTATTTCCTGTCAAGTACAAGAAATGACTATGTAATGATGTACAGTTTGACTGTGTTTGAG aaccTAATCAATAAGATGTGGCTTGGGGTCCCATCTCAAGACAAAATGGAGATCCGCAGCTGCCTGCCCAAGCTCCTTCTAGCTCACCATAAAACTCTGCCTTACTTCATCAGGAACAAACTCTGCAAAGTCATTGTGGATATTGGCCGGCAAGACTGGCCAATGTTCTACCATGACTTTTTTACTAACATCTTGCAG TTAATTCAATCTCCTGTGACCACTCCTCTGGGACTGATCATGTTGAAAACTACTTCGGAAGAACTGGCATGTCCACGGGAAGATCTCAGTGTAGCCCGGAAAGAAGAGCTACGAAAGCTGCTCCTAGACCAGGTGCAAACAGTGCTTGGGCTCCTCACAG GTATTTTGGAGAGCATCTGGGACAAACACAGTGTTACTGCTGCCACTCCACCACCATCCCCAACTTCAGGAGAAAGTG GTGACCTGTTAAGTAGCCTGTTGCAGAGTCCCAGTGCAGCCAAATTATTGAACCAGCCAATTCCCATCCTTGATACAGAAAGTGAATATATATGTTCCCTGGCACTGGAGTGCCTGGCACACCTCTTCAGCTGGATCCCTTTGTCTACTAGTATCACCCCATCACTCCTCACCACCATTTTCCACTTTGCTCGCTTTGGCTGCGACACCCGTGTTCGGAAAATGTGTTCTGTCAACGGCAGCAGCCAGAACTCGGTGTTGGGACAGGAGCGTGGCCGACTTGGCGTCTTGGCTATGTCTTGCATCAATGAACTGATGTCTAAGAACTGCGTGCCTATGGAGTTCGAAGAGTATTTGCTACGGATGTTCCAGCAGACTTTCTACCTCCTGCAGAAGATTACCAAGGAGAATAACGCCCATACGGTGAAGAGCCGGCTAGAGGAACTGGATGAAAG CTACATTGAGAAGTTTACGGATTTTCTCCGTCTCTTTGTGAGTGTCCACCTACGAAGAATTGAATCCTACTCCCAGTTCCCTGTGGTTGAATTTCTGGCATTGTTGTTCAAATACACTTTTCATCAG CCTACCCATGAAGGTTACTTTTCTTGCTTAGACATCTGGACGCTCTTCTTGGACTATCTGACTAGCAAAATTAAAAGTCGTCTTGCAGACAAAGAAGCAGTACTCAACAG GTACGAAGACGCCTTGGTTCTATTGCTGACAGAGGTGTTGAATCGAATCCAGTTCAGGTATAACCAGGcacagctggaggagctggatgACGAGACACTGGATGATGAT CAGACCGAGTGGCAGCGGTACTTGCGCCAGAGCTTGGAAGTGGTTGCAAAAGTCATGGAGCTCTTGCCAACTCATGCCTTCTCCACACTA TTTCCAGTTCTGCAGGATAACTTGGAAGTGTATCTGGGACTCCAGCAGTTTGTGGTCACTTCAGGAACAG GTCACAGGCTGAACATCACGGCAGAGAATGACTGCCGCCGTTTGCACTGCTCCTTGAGGGACCTGAGCTCCTTGCTGCAGGCTGTTGGTCGTTTAGCAGAATACTTCATTGGTGATGTGTTTGCTGCCAGGTTCAATGATGCTCTTACAGTGGTGGAGAG GTTGGTAAAAGTTACGCTATATGGATCCCAGATTAAACTGTACAACATCGAAACTGCAGTACCATCTGTATTGAAACCTGACCTTATCGATGT CCACGCTCAGTCCCTGGCAGCGCTGCAAGCCTATGCGCACTGGCTTGCACAGTTCTACAGCGAAGTTCACCGGCAGAACCCGGAGCAGTTCATCTCTCTGGTCTCTACCACGCTGGAGGCTATCACACCTCTCATCAGCTCTAAG GTGCAGGAGAAGCTACTGCTGTCTGCATGCCACCTGCTAGTTTCTTTAGCCACCACAGTGCGACCAGTGTTCTTGATCAGCATCCCAGCAGTACAGAAGGTGTTCAACAGGATCACAGACACTTCTGCTCAGCGGCTTCCTGATAAG GCCCAGGTGTTGGTGTGCAGAGCACTGTCGAATGTATTGTTGCTGCCCTGGCCAAATCTTCCAGAGAGTGAACAGCAGTGGGCAGTTCGCTCCACCAACCATGCCAGCCTAATCTCTGCCCTCACAAGAGAATACCGCCAATTAAAATCCAATGCCATCTTGCCACAGAGGAAAGTGCAGCTGGAGGACA CCAAAGTGATCATCCATCAGACACTCAGCGTTTTAGAAGATATTGTAGAAAGTATCTCTGGAGAATCTACCAAGTCTCGACAGATCTGTTATCAGTCGCTGCAAGAATCCGTGCAGGTCTCACTAGCCCTCTTCCCAGCTTTCATTCATCAGTCAG ATGTGACAGATGAGATGCTGAGCTTCTTCCTCACTCTGTTTCAAGGACTGAGGGTGCAGATGGGAGTGCCTTTCACTGAGCAGATCATACAGACCTTCCTAAATATGTTCACCAG GGAGCAGTTGGCAGAGAGCATCCTCCATGAGGGCAGCACTGGCTGTCGGGTGGTGGAGaagtttctgaaaatactgcaaGTGGTGGTACAAGAGCCGGGCCAAGTATTCAAGCCTTTTCTACCCAGCGTCATCTCACTGTGCATGGAGCAGGTCTACCCTATCATTGCAGAG CGCTCATCTCCTGATGTGAAAGCAGAGTTATTTGAGCTGCTTTTCCGGGTCCTCCACCACAATTGGCGGTACTTCTTCAAATCTAGTGTATTGGCTAGTGTCCAAAGAGGAGTAGCAGAAGAGCAGATGGAGAACGAAGCACAGTTCAGTGCCATTATGCAG GCATTTGGCCAGTCCTTCCTGCAACCTGACATTCACCTGTTCAAGCAGAATCTCTTCTACTTGGAGACACTGAACACCAAGCAGAAGCTGTACCACAAG AAGATCTTCCGCACAACCATGCTGTTCCAGTTTGTGAATGTGCTACTTCAGGTGCTTGTCCACAAGTCGCATGACCTGTTGCAGGAGGAGATCGGCATTGCCACCTACAATATGGCCTCAGTGGACTTTGATGGCTTCTACTCAGCCTTTCTCCCCGAGTTCCTGGCCAGTTGTGATGGTGTGGACTCGAACCAGAAAAATGTGCTGGGAAGGAATTTCAAAATGGACAGG GATCTGCCATCGTTTACCCAGAATGTGCACAGACTGGTGAATGACCTGCGTTACTACAGACTCTGCAATGACAGTTTGCCCCCTGGAACTGTGAAACTATAG